The Dehalogenimonas sp. 4OHTPN genome window below encodes:
- a CDS encoding AAA family ATPase: protein MRQEKFTEQAQEAVASSQQLVRQYQHNQWDVEHLLLALLGQEKGLVGEIIKELGADADAIKTEVDAVLSKVPKLGYDAQQIYPTPRIQQVGLEASQEAQRLKDEFIGTEHIFIAIASEAKGVSAAILRSFGIDKEKVYIALQKIRGSHRVTDARAESKYRSLAKYSRDLNEMAEQGKLDPVIGREAEIRRVMQIITRRTKNNPVIVGEAGVGKTAIAEGVALKIVSGDVPSSLKGRRVVALDMGALLAGAKFRGEFEERLKAVMDEARSSQGEIILFIDEIHTLVGAGATEGALDASNMLKPALARGELQVIGATTSDDYRKYIEKDKALERRLQPVFVDEPGIEDAIEILKGLRPRYEAHHKIKISDEALDAAVRLSQRYVTDRHLPDKAIDLIDEAASKLRLDLESTPPAIRELENKVQQLQSEEEAASQRNDYPAAANARSEWLRLDDEYKKEREAWVAREKISGEVNAEHIAGLIAAATGIPVSQMLEAEAQKLVHMEDRIHERFVDQNEAVVAISEAIRRSRAGLKDPRRPIGSFLFLGPTGVGKTELARSLAWFLFGDETAMVRIDMSEYQERHTVSRMIGAPPGYIGFEEGGQLTEAVRKRPYRVILLDEIEKAHPEVFNALLQLLDDGRLTDGHGRTVDFKNTVVIMTSNAGVETIRRESKLGFVTAAGGDGRENYDRMRDKVMAEVRKAFRPEFLNRVDEIIVFHELGQEQLRHIVDLMAREVEQRLEDLEIGLEITESAKGWLAKAGYDPVYGARPLRRAIEKHVENPLATRILKGDFKEGSTVIVDVEAEELTFKSKSDEAPPAKVSRKKCRNVKADPTG, encoded by the coding sequence ATGCGACAGGAAAAATTCACCGAACAGGCGCAGGAGGCAGTCGCTTCCTCTCAACAGCTGGTTCGCCAGTACCAGCATAACCAGTGGGATGTCGAACATCTGCTGCTGGCGTTGCTCGGGCAGGAGAAAGGTCTGGTCGGGGAGATAATCAAAGAACTCGGCGCCGATGCTGACGCCATAAAAACCGAGGTTGATGCTGTGCTGTCCAAGGTTCCTAAACTGGGCTACGACGCCCAGCAGATCTATCCTACGCCGCGGATCCAGCAGGTTGGGCTGGAGGCATCTCAGGAGGCTCAGCGCCTGAAGGATGAATTCATTGGGACGGAGCATATATTCATCGCTATCGCCAGCGAAGCGAAAGGTGTTTCGGCGGCTATTCTGAGAAGCTTCGGCATCGATAAAGAGAAGGTTTATATCGCGCTGCAGAAGATTCGCGGCAGCCACCGGGTGACCGACGCCCGGGCTGAGAGTAAATACCGTTCGCTGGCTAAATACTCGCGTGATCTGAATGAGATGGCTGAACAGGGCAAGCTGGATCCAGTGATCGGCCGGGAGGCGGAGATCAGGCGGGTGATGCAGATCATCACCCGGCGGACCAAAAATAATCCTGTCATCGTCGGCGAAGCCGGCGTCGGTAAAACCGCGATAGCCGAGGGCGTTGCCCTGAAAATTGTTTCCGGAGACGTACCCTCCTCATTGAAAGGACGCAGGGTAGTTGCCCTTGATATGGGTGCGCTTCTGGCTGGAGCCAAGTTCCGGGGCGAATTTGAGGAGCGGTTGAAGGCGGTGATGGACGAGGCCCGCTCATCGCAGGGCGAGATCATCCTGTTTATCGATGAGATACACACCCTGGTAGGCGCCGGGGCGACCGAAGGGGCTTTGGATGCCAGCAATATGCTCAAGCCGGCTCTGGCCCGGGGTGAGCTGCAGGTTATCGGCGCCACCACCTCGGATGATTATCGTAAATACATTGAAAAAGACAAGGCTCTGGAGCGGCGCCTGCAGCCGGTGTTCGTTGACGAACCCGGAATCGAAGACGCTATCGAAATTCTCAAAGGGTTGAGGCCCCGGTATGAAGCCCACCACAAGATTAAAATCTCTGATGAGGCTTTGGATGCGGCGGTTCGCTTGTCTCAGCGGTATGTCACCGATCGTCATCTGCCGGATAAAGCTATAGACCTGATCGATGAGGCTGCCTCAAAGTTGCGTCTCGATTTGGAAAGCACGCCGCCGGCTATCCGCGAACTGGAGAACAAAGTGCAGCAGCTTCAATCGGAGGAAGAAGCCGCCTCACAGCGTAATGATTACCCCGCCGCCGCTAATGCCCGGAGCGAGTGGCTTCGCCTTGACGATGAATATAAAAAAGAACGAGAAGCCTGGGTCGCCAGAGAGAAGATATCCGGTGAAGTCAACGCCGAACATATCGCTGGTCTTATCGCCGCCGCCACCGGCATCCCGGTGTCCCAGATGTTGGAGGCCGAAGCCCAGAAGCTGGTGCACATGGAAGACCGCATTCACGAAAGGTTCGTTGACCAGAACGAAGCCGTGGTCGCCATCTCTGAGGCTATCCGCCGCTCCCGGGCTGGCCTCAAAGATCCGCGCCGCCCCATCGGCAGTTTCCTTTTCCTGGGGCCGACCGGCGTTGGCAAGACCGAACTGGCTCGGTCGCTGGCCTGGTTCCTGTTCGGTGACGAGACGGCCATGGTCCGCATTGATATGTCGGAATACCAGGAGCGCCATACCGTGTCGCGCATGATCGGCGCCCCGCCCGGCTATATCGGCTTCGAAGAGGGCGGCCAGCTTACCGAAGCGGTTAGAAAGCGGCCTTACCGGGTTATCCTGCTGGATGAAATTGAGAAAGCCCACCCGGAAGTCTTCAACGCCCTGCTGCAGCTGCTGGACGACGGCCGCCTAACCGACGGCCACGGACGTACGGTTGACTTTAAGAACACCGTGGTGATCATGACAAGCAACGCCGGTGTTGAAACTATCCGGCGGGAATCTAAACTCGGATTCGTCACCGCCGCCGGCGGCGACGGCAGAGAAAACTATGACCGCATGCGTGACAAGGTCATGGCCGAAGTGCGCAAGGCGTTCAGGCCGGAGTTTTTGAACCGGGTTGACGAGATCATCGTCTTCCACGAACTTGGCCAGGAGCAGTTGCGGCACATTGTTGATCTGATGGCCCGCGAAGTCGAACAGAGACTGGAAGACCTTGAAATCGGGTTGGAGATCACTGAGTCGGCTAAAGGATGGCTGGCAAAAGCGGGGTACGACCCGGTTTACGGCGCCCGGCCGCTGCGCCGCGCCATCGAAAAACATGTCGAGAACCCGCTGGCGACGCGCATTCTGAAGGGTGATTTCAAGGAAGGCTCAACGGTCATCGTCGATGTCGAAGCCGAGGAATTGACCTTCAAATCCAAGAGCGATGAAGCGCCTCCGGCTAAAGTCAGCCGCAAGAAATGCCGCAACGTTAAAGCTGACCCAACCGGGTAA
- a CDS encoding J domain-containing protein, whose translation MAAKDYYGTLGIGRAATADEIKKAFRKLARKYHPDVNPGDKAAEAKFKEINEAHEVLSDKEKRAKYDKYGENWQHAEAYEKAGAGFHQYEGTQNPFGGFEYRTSGGPFTGSYSGDDVGDIFEQILRGGGGRRRPRRGEDVDYEVEVTLEEAYHGTQRTLAMQGAKAEKLEIKIPAGVTTGSKVRLAGKGGEGSGGGPRGDLYLVVKVTPHSRFERKEDDLHVTVDLPLYTAILGGEIHVPTIKGKNLALRIPPGTQNGRTIKLAGQGMPHLGRTGTGDLIARVNVVLPTNLTGREKELFTELSKLSASN comes from the coding sequence ATGGCCGCTAAGGACTACTACGGCACCCTCGGCATCGGGCGGGCAGCCACCGCCGACGAGATAAAAAAAGCTTTTCGCAAGCTGGCTCGAAAATATCATCCGGACGTGAATCCGGGCGATAAAGCCGCCGAAGCCAAGTTCAAAGAGATCAACGAGGCTCACGAGGTATTGTCGGACAAAGAAAAACGCGCCAAATATGATAAATACGGTGAGAATTGGCAGCATGCCGAAGCTTATGAGAAAGCCGGCGCCGGCTTTCACCAGTACGAGGGAACCCAAAATCCGTTCGGGGGGTTTGAATATCGTACTTCAGGCGGCCCGTTCACCGGATCTTATTCTGGCGACGACGTCGGGGATATTTTTGAGCAGATTCTGCGGGGCGGGGGTGGCCGCCGCCGGCCGCGCCGGGGCGAAGACGTTGATTACGAGGTTGAGGTAACGCTGGAAGAAGCCTACCACGGCACCCAGCGTACCCTGGCGATGCAGGGGGCCAAAGCCGAGAAGCTGGAAATCAAAATTCCAGCCGGCGTAACCACCGGCTCTAAGGTGCGTCTGGCCGGAAAAGGCGGAGAGGGTTCCGGGGGCGGGCCTCGGGGCGATTTGTATTTAGTGGTGAAGGTAACACCGCACAGCCGATTCGAGCGCAAGGAGGATGACCTTCACGTCACTGTTGATCTTCCGCTCTACACCGCAATACTGGGCGGCGAAATCCACGTGCCCACAATTAAAGGTAAGAATCTGGCTTTGAGGATTCCACCCGGGACTCAAAATGGCCGGACGATTAAACTTGCTGGGCAGGGCATGCCGCATCTTGGCCGGACAGGCACCGGCGACCTGATCGCCCGGGTGAATGTTGTTCTGCCCACAAATTTGACAGGCCGGGAAAAAGAACTATTCACTGAACTATCGAAGTTAAGCGCCTCTAACTGA
- a CDS encoding MerR family transcriptional regulator yields the protein MNEERYRPRYVIHVAAELIGVKTHTLRYYERSGLVKPKRSSGNIRLYSESDIETLRRVRSLMEDLGVNLAGVEVITNMLLKMNDLIKENEKLRSQLTRLQEGNI from the coding sequence TTGAACGAAGAAAGATACCGCCCACGCTACGTCATCCACGTAGCCGCCGAACTTATCGGAGTTAAGACGCATACCCTGCGGTACTATGAACGCTCCGGGCTGGTGAAGCCGAAGCGTTCATCCGGCAACATCCGCCTCTACTCAGAGAGCGATATTGAGACCCTGCGCCGGGTACGGAGCCTGATGGAAGACCTGGGTGTGAACCTGGCCGGAGTAGAAGTGATCACCAACATGCTGTTGAAGATGAATGATCTGATCAAGGAAAACGAGAAGCTGCGCTCCCAACTCACTCGGCTTCAAGAGGGGAATATATAA
- a CDS encoding CTP synthase: MTKYIFVTGGVVSSVGKGITVASIGTVLKSRGISVSVQKLDPYLNVDPGTMSPYQHGEVFVTGDGAETDLDLGNYERFIDIDLTAESNTTSGQVYSAVIAKERRGDFLGGTIQVVPHLTGEIKDRFRKLAEKSKADVLLIEVGGTVGDIEGQPFLEAIRQMRKDVGRDNVLYVHVTLLPYIGPTQELKTKPTQHSVNELRRIGIQPDVIVCRSDIPIPEAIRDKISLFCDVDREAVIFCPTVNSIYEVPLVLESEGLGDFMVRKLDLKAHPPQLDSWREMVSCFSGACETVRIALVGKYVELKDAYYSVREALTHAAMHHGRKLQIDWVQSEDLERPGGEKLLEHAQGIIVPGGFGDRGIEGMIKAAEYARVHKVPYFGLCLGLQIMVIEFGRHVLSAARANSTEFDAGTAHPVIDIMPEQKVVCGKGGTMRLGNWPCQVVPGTKAAAAYGQELVYERHRHRFEFNNRYLDSYRAAGMVFSGLSPDRKLVEVCELADHPWMVACQFHPEFTSRPGRPQPLFRDFIGAAKGVLREGSQAALPLSTD, from the coding sequence ATGACTAAATACATCTTCGTCACCGGCGGCGTGGTCAGCTCGGTCGGCAAGGGCATCACCGTCGCCAGCATCGGCACCGTTCTCAAGAGCCGCGGCATTTCCGTCTCCGTCCAGAAGCTGGATCCATACTTAAACGTCGATCCCGGCACCATGTCCCCGTACCAGCACGGCGAGGTTTTTGTCACCGGCGACGGCGCCGAAACCGATCTCGATCTGGGTAACTATGAACGGTTCATTGATATTGACCTGACCGCCGAATCCAATACCACCTCAGGCCAGGTGTATTCAGCCGTCATCGCCAAAGAGCGGCGCGGCGATTTTCTAGGCGGTACCATCCAGGTCGTGCCCCACCTCACCGGCGAGATTAAAGACCGCTTCCGAAAACTGGCGGAAAAATCCAAAGCCGACGTGCTCCTTATCGAGGTCGGCGGCACCGTCGGCGATATCGAAGGCCAGCCCTTCCTTGAGGCGATCCGCCAGATGCGCAAAGACGTCGGCCGCGACAACGTGCTGTACGTCCATGTGACCCTTCTTCCTTATATAGGGCCTACCCAGGAGCTCAAGACCAAACCGACCCAGCACAGCGTTAACGAACTGCGGCGCATCGGCATTCAGCCGGACGTTATCGTCTGCCGCTCTGACATTCCCATCCCCGAAGCCATCCGCGACAAAATCTCGCTCTTCTGCGACGTTGACCGCGAAGCGGTCATCTTCTGCCCGACGGTTAATTCGATCTATGAAGTGCCCCTGGTACTGGAATCCGAAGGCCTGGGCGACTTCATGGTCCGCAAGCTGGATTTGAAAGCCCACCCGCCGCAGCTCGACTCGTGGCGGGAGATGGTATCCTGCTTCAGCGGCGCCTGCGAAACCGTCCGCATCGCCCTGGTCGGCAAATACGTCGAACTGAAAGACGCCTATTACTCAGTGCGGGAAGCGCTCACCCACGCCGCCATGCATCACGGCCGGAAGCTCCAGATTGACTGGGTGCAGTCGGAAGACCTGGAGCGCCCCGGCGGCGAAAAGCTGCTGGAACATGCCCAGGGCATTATTGTCCCCGGCGGCTTCGGCGACCGCGGCATCGAAGGCATGATCAAGGCAGCCGAGTACGCCCGGGTTCATAAAGTGCCCTACTTCGGCCTGTGCCTGGGCCTGCAGATAATGGTCATCGAATTCGGCCGCCACGTGCTGTCAGCCGCCCGCGCCAACTCCACCGAGTTCGACGCCGGCACCGCCCACCCGGTCATCGACATCATGCCGGAACAGAAGGTGGTTTGCGGCAAGGGCGGCACCATGAGGCTGGGCAACTGGCCGTGCCAGGTAGTGCCCGGCACCAAAGCCGCCGCGGCTTACGGCCAGGAGCTCGTTTATGAGCGCCACCGCCACCGCTTCGAGTTCAACAACCGCTACCTTGACAGCTACCGCGCCGCCGGCATGGTCTTCTCCGGCCTGTCGCCGGACCGCAAGCTGGTGGAGGTCTGTGAGCTGGCCGATCACCCGTGGATGGTGGCCTGCCAGTTCCACCCGGAGTTCACCTCGCGGCCCGGCCGGCCGCAGCCGCTGTTCCGGGACTTCATCGGCGCTGCCAAAGGCGTGCTGCGGGAGGGGTCGCAGGCGGCGCTGCCGCTTTCCACCGATTAG
- the purM gene encoding phosphoribosylformylglycinamidine cyclo-ligase, whose protein sequence is MIPRRNSIKQDAYAAAGVSIDAAAQAKERIKELAKATFTPGVLGGPGFFGGMFELPSGFDKPVLVSSCDGVGTKLKIAAAMGKHDTVGIDIVNHSVDDILTCGAEPLFFLDYIAMGKLDPVIVADVVKGLSIACQEVSCALVGGETAEMPGLYHGNDYDLAGFIVGIVEKDRILHGRSIRPGDAVLGLPSTGLHTNGYSLARKVLGESPSAMAARYSTLDTPVGEALLKPHRSYLADLKPVLGDVKGLAHITGGGFTDNIPRTLPPGTAVRINKGSWDILPIFELIQDLGNVADAEMYRVFNMGIGMTIFADPAKVAPLLAAMPEAKIIGEVTADTGKGWVIIE, encoded by the coding sequence ATCATTCCAAGGAGAAATTCCATCAAACAGGACGCTTACGCCGCCGCCGGCGTGTCCATCGACGCCGCAGCCCAGGCTAAAGAACGGATTAAGGAGCTGGCTAAAGCCACCTTCACCCCGGGGGTGTTGGGAGGTCCGGGGTTTTTCGGCGGGATGTTCGAATTGCCGTCAGGCTTCGATAAACCGGTGCTTGTCTCCAGCTGCGACGGCGTCGGCACCAAGCTGAAGATCGCCGCGGCGATGGGCAAACATGACACGGTGGGTATTGACATCGTCAACCACAGCGTCGACGATATCCTGACTTGCGGCGCCGAGCCGCTTTTCTTCCTCGATTATATCGCCATGGGCAAGCTCGACCCGGTGATAGTGGCCGACGTTGTCAAAGGCCTGTCCATAGCATGTCAAGAGGTTTCCTGCGCCCTCGTCGGCGGCGAGACGGCTGAAATGCCCGGCCTGTATCACGGCAACGACTACGACCTGGCCGGCTTCATCGTCGGTATCGTCGAGAAGGATCGCATCCTTCACGGCAGGTCGATCAGACCAGGCGATGCCGTCCTGGGTTTGCCGTCTACGGGGCTGCATACCAACGGCTATTCTCTGGCCAGGAAGGTCCTAGGTGAGTCGCCTTCGGCGATGGCTGCCCGCTACTCCACCCTGGACACCCCGGTCGGCGAGGCGCTGCTCAAGCCTCACCGCTCTTACCTGGCTGATTTGAAGCCGGTGCTTGGTGATGTCAAGGGTTTAGCCCACATTACCGGAGGGGGCTTTACTGACAACATCCCCCGCACCCTGCCGCCGGGCACCGCCGTCCGCATAAACAAGGGCTCCTGGGATATTCTGCCGATTTTCGAGCTCATTCAGGACCTGGGCAACGTGGCCGACGCCGAAATGTACCGCGTGTTCAACATGGGCATCGGCATGACGATCTTTGCTGATCCGGCCAAGGTCGCGCCGCTCCTCGCGGCGATGCCGGAAGCCAAAATCATCGGCGAGGTCACCGCGGACACGGGCAAAGGCTGGGTCATCATCGAATAA
- the fsa gene encoding fructose-6-phosphate aldolase, producing the protein MKLFLDTANINEIKKGAAMGVVHGVTTNPSLVAKEGHKDYQSVVRQIAAIIPAGAPISVEVVSTSVADMVADGKRFFKWSPENVVVKLPTSAEGLQATRELAKDGIKVNMTLCFSANQALLAAHAGAAFVSPFVGRLDDIGHDGMALVKDILDIYRNYGFKTEVIAASIRHPLHCVQAARMGAHIATIPYKVLEQMLKHPLTDIGIERFLADWKASGASNQ; encoded by the coding sequence ATGAAGCTGTTCCTCGATACCGCCAACATCAACGAAATCAAAAAAGGCGCCGCCATGGGTGTGGTGCACGGCGTGACCACCAACCCGTCGCTCGTTGCCAAAGAAGGCCACAAGGATTACCAGTCGGTGGTGCGGCAGATCGCCGCTATCATCCCCGCCGGGGCCCCCATCTCCGTTGAAGTTGTCAGCACCTCGGTCGCCGATATGGTCGCCGATGGCAAACGCTTTTTCAAATGGTCGCCGGAGAACGTGGTGGTCAAGCTGCCGACCTCGGCGGAAGGCCTTCAGGCGACGCGCGAGTTGGCCAAAGACGGCATCAAGGTCAACATGACGCTGTGCTTCTCCGCCAACCAGGCGCTGCTGGCCGCCCACGCCGGCGCCGCCTTCGTCAGCCCGTTCGTCGGCCGCCTCGACGACATCGGACATGACGGCATGGCGCTGGTCAAGGATATTCTCGATATTTACAGGAACTACGGATTTAAGACCGAGGTCATCGCCGCCTCAATCCGGCACCCGCTGCACTGCGTCCAGGCGGCCAGGATGGGCGCCCATATCGCCACTATACCTTATAAAGTACTTGAACAGATGCTGAAACACCCGCTGACCGACATCGGCATCGAACGATTTTTAGCCGACTGGAAAGCAAGCGGCGCGTCAAACCAGTAA